A portion of the Luxibacter massiliensis genome contains these proteins:
- a CDS encoding SIR2 family NAD-dependent protein deacylase, with the protein MRSENILQILMESKYTVAMCGIQMLFENGYPGLRDGDVSYDIEQKYGYSAEEILSSTFYATRKELFFDFYKKEMLEPTKIPPGKGFINLQKLEEYGLVQAEITRRLFGLLDRAGCKHAINMHGSVYENFCTHCGKEYSMEYIMEAEGIPLCQECKNPVRPKICLFGEMVDNGIVTKAAEEIQKADVLLVLGTGLHAALCHQLIQYYAGDKLILVTNEEHFSDKLANVLIYSRVDDALEKIVKAYQKKIKEKQKMEKIGHE; encoded by the coding sequence ATGAGAAGTGAAAACATATTGCAGATTCTTATGGAGAGCAAGTATACGGTAGCCATGTGCGGGATACAGATGCTTTTTGAGAATGGGTATCCGGGGTTGAGAGATGGGGATGTGTCGTATGACATAGAACAGAAATATGGCTACTCTGCGGAAGAAATCTTGAGCAGTACTTTTTATGCGACAAGAAAAGAATTGTTTTTTGATTTCTACAAAAAGGAGATGCTGGAACCCACAAAAATTCCGCCGGGAAAGGGATTTATAAATTTACAGAAGCTGGAGGAGTATGGACTGGTACAGGCAGAGATAACGAGAAGGCTGTTTGGCCTTTTGGACCGTGCAGGATGCAAACATGCCATCAATATGCACGGCTCTGTATATGAGAATTTTTGCACCCATTGCGGTAAAGAATATTCTATGGAATATATAATGGAAGCAGAGGGGATCCCTCTGTGCCAGGAGTGCAAGAACCCAGTCCGCCCTAAAATATGCCTGTTTGGGGAGATGGTGGACAATGGCATTGTCACCAAGGCGGCGGAAGAGATACAGAAAGCAGATGTGCTGTTGGTTCTGGGGACTGGGCTGCACGCCGCCCTCTGCCATCAGCTGATTCAGTATTATGCAGGAGATAAGCTGATTTTGGTCACCAATGAGGAGCACTTTTCCGATAAGCTGGCAAATGTGCTTATATACAGCAGGGTAGATGACGCCTTGGAAAAGATTGTAAAGGCCTACCAGAAGAAAATCAAAGAGAAACAAAAAATGGAGAAGATTGGACATGAGTAA
- a CDS encoding threonine/serine exporter family protein, translating into MRLLLGVAGCFVAVTAFGALLETPRKYLLHGGIAGAIGGFVYLFSIQEGMGVVLASFFSALAIAITSHTFARIFKAPVTTFLIAGILPTVPGAGMYRIVYYIISNDRSNSSFYLIQTLEIAGVIALAIFVVDTLFKVRIRKKDSEK; encoded by the coding sequence TTGAGGCTGCTTTTAGGGGTGGCAGGCTGTTTTGTGGCAGTGACTGCATTTGGGGCCCTTCTGGAGACGCCCAGGAAGTATCTGCTCCACGGGGGGATTGCAGGGGCCATCGGCGGCTTTGTCTATCTTTTCAGTATACAGGAGGGGATGGGCGTGGTGTTGGCCTCCTTCTTTTCTGCCCTGGCTATTGCCATCACATCCCACACATTTGCCAGGATTTTTAAAGCTCCTGTCACTACATTTCTAATTGCGGGGATCCTTCCTACTGTGCCCGGCGCCGGTATGTACAGAATCGTATATTATATTATCTCCAATGACAGATCAAACAGCAGCTTTTACCTGATACAGACACTTGAAATAGCGGGTGTCATAGCATTGGCGATTTTTGTCGTGGATACCTTATTTAAGGTACGCATTAGAAAAAAAGACAGTGAAAAATAG
- a CDS encoding threonine/serine exporter family protein produces the protein MMDYKLIMNAAVMAGEIMLTSGAETYRVEDTMNHILRTARTEMVEVIVMMTGIVATIGNPDMEPITVIKRVQDRGTNLNRIMMVNDLSRKYCEGILSIEEVYTSLKNIKGRQYSTWMCNLALILIPAGFAPLFGGGMPEIGVSAAIGGVLAVLATLGKWLQLNSFILDMISSLGIALAAISLKILIPEFNENVVIISAIMPMVPGVAITNAVRDTLLGDYISGAARILEAFLKAAAIALGVGVGIALAGAVYPGGGLF, from the coding sequence GGGTGGAGGATACGATGAACCATATTCTGCGCACTGCCCGCACAGAAATGGTGGAAGTCATTGTAATGATGACTGGGATTGTGGCCACCATAGGCAATCCTGACATGGAACCCATAACGGTCATTAAGAGAGTGCAGGACAGAGGGACAAACCTCAATAGGATTATGATGGTCAATGATCTTTCAAGAAAGTATTGTGAAGGGATTTTGTCTATTGAAGAAGTTTATACCAGCCTGAAAAATATAAAGGGGAGACAGTACAGTACATGGATGTGCAATCTTGCGCTGATTCTCATACCTGCAGGGTTTGCCCCACTGTTTGGCGGGGGTATGCCGGAAATAGGAGTTTCAGCAGCCATCGGAGGGGTGCTGGCTGTATTGGCCACATTAGGGAAGTGGCTGCAGCTCAACAGCTTTATTTTGGATATGATCTCCTCCCTGGGGATAGCTCTCGCCGCTATCTCTCTGAAAATACTGATTCCAGAGTTTAATGAGAATGTTGTGATTATAAGCGCCATCATGCCCATGGTCCCAGGTGTGGCAATAACCAATGCTGTCAGGGACACACTTCTGGGAGATTATATATCCGGGGCGGCCAGGATTCTGGAGGCATTTCTAAAGGCTGCGGCCATAGCTCTCGGCGTGGGCGTGGGAATTGCACTGGCAGGCGCCGTGTATCCGGGAGGTGGTTTGTTTTGA
- the gltX gene encoding glutamate--tRNA ligase, protein MSKVRTRFAPSPTGRMHVGNLRTALYAYLIAKHEGGDFILRVEDTDQERFVEGALDIIYRTLEKTGLVHDEGPDRDGGYGPYVQSERNASGVYLKYARQLVEQGDAYYCFCGKERLESLKTSVSEENGTDIVVYDKHCLGLSKEEVEANLAAGKPWVIRLNVPNEGTTTFHDEIYGDITVPNEELDDMILIKSDGFPTYNFANVVDDHLMEITHVVRGNEYLSSAPKYNRLYEAFGWDIPIYVHCPLITDENHKKLSKRCGHSSYEDLIGQGFVSEAVVNFVALLGWSPADTREIFSLEELVKAFDYRHMSKSPAVFDTVKLRWMNGEYLKAMDFGRFYEMAEPYIKETITRGYDLKKIAALVKTRIETLPDMQGQIDFFEELPDYDIGMYTHKKMKTNAQSSLEVLQELLPILEKQEDYSNDALFETLKAYAEEKGCKNGYVMWPVRTAVSGKQNTPGGATELMEILGRQESVRRIQAAIEKLGR, encoded by the coding sequence ATGAGTAAAGTAAGAACAAGATTTGCACCAAGTCCCACTGGAAGGATGCATGTGGGGAACTTAAGGACAGCGCTGTATGCGTATTTGATTGCCAAACATGAGGGCGGTGATTTTATCCTGCGCGTGGAGGACACAGACCAGGAGAGGTTTGTGGAAGGAGCCCTGGATATTATTTACAGAACCCTTGAGAAAACTGGCCTGGTACACGATGAGGGGCCGGATAGGGATGGGGGATATGGGCCCTATGTACAGAGTGAGCGGAATGCCTCTGGGGTGTACTTAAAGTATGCCAGGCAGCTGGTAGAGCAGGGAGATGCTTATTACTGCTTTTGCGGCAAAGAGAGGCTGGAATCCTTGAAAACCTCTGTCTCAGAAGAAAACGGCACGGATATCGTTGTCTATGACAAACACTGCCTGGGACTCTCGAAGGAAGAGGTTGAGGCGAACCTGGCCGCAGGCAAACCTTGGGTGATCCGCCTGAATGTCCCAAACGAGGGGACTACAACGTTCCATGATGAGATATATGGAGATATTACAGTTCCCAATGAAGAGCTGGATGATATGATCCTTATTAAATCCGACGGTTTCCCCACGTATAATTTTGCCAATGTGGTGGATGACCACCTTATGGAGATTACCCATGTAGTCAGAGGGAATGAGTATCTGTCCTCTGCGCCTAAATATAACCGGCTATATGAGGCTTTCGGCTGGGATATTCCTATCTATGTACACTGCCCGCTGATTACAGATGAAAACCATAAGAAGCTCAGCAAGCGCTGCGGCCATTCGTCATACGAGGATTTAATCGGCCAGGGATTTGTGTCAGAGGCTGTGGTGAATTTCGTGGCATTGCTTGGGTGGAGTCCTGCAGACACACGGGAAATTTTTTCTCTGGAGGAGTTGGTGAAAGCTTTTGACTACCGGCATATGAGTAAATCTCCCGCAGTTTTTGATACAGTGAAGCTTAGGTGGATGAACGGCGAGTACTTAAAAGCTATGGATTTCGGCCGTTTTTATGAGATGGCAGAGCCTTATATCAAAGAGACTATTACCAGAGGATATGATTTAAAGAAAATTGCGGCCCTTGTAAAAACAAGAATCGAGACACTGCCCGATATGCAGGGACAGATAGATTTCTTTGAGGAACTTCCGGACTATGATATCGGGATGTATACACATAAGAAAATGAAAACCAATGCGCAGTCCTCACTGGAAGTGCTGCAGGAGCTGCTTCCCATCCTGGAAAAGCAGGAGGATTACAGCAACGACGCACTGTTTGAGACGCTCAAAGCTTATGCAGAAGAGAAAGGCTGTAAGAACGGTTACGTCATGTGGCCTGTCCGGACAGCAGTCTCAGGCAAGCAGAATACGCCGGGAGGCGCCACAGAGCTCATGGAGATCCTTGGCAGGCAGGAGTCTGTAAGGAGAATTCAGGCGGCCATTGAGAAATTAGGCAGATAG